Below is a window of Methanocorpusculum sp. DNA.
GACGCTCGGCAGACAGCATATCAATCTGAACTCCCTGAATCATCTACCTCACCTGAAAACCTCGGAGATCTTCGCATAAAGCTCTTCCATGTTGTTACCATCAAGACCGGAGATTTGAATCACCGGGTGCTGGGGGAACGCACTCTTGATCCTCTGCGGAGCTGCATCAGGCAGATCGATCTTGTTTGCAACAATAATGACTGGAAGTTTACGGGATTCGATGATACCCACCATCATGATGTTAACATGCATGAACGGGTCCTGGGTACTGTCGAGAACATAGATCACGCCGTCGATATCTTCACGCAGCCAGTGCATTGCTTCTGCAACACCTTCTGTCGCTTCACGGGCACGAGCCACGGCCTCGTCCTGATCCATACCATATTCGAGGAACTCGTGATAATCGATCTTTGTTGTGACACCGGGAGTATCAACGATATCAATAAACAACTTGCTACTGCCCGAGTTGATCTCAACACCTTCCTTTCTTCTCGCACGGCGGGTCTCGTGAGGAATTTCGCTGACTGGACCAACCGCTTCACCGGTCACATCGCGGACAATACGGTTGGCAAGTGTGGTCTTACCCGCATTCGGCGGACCATAGATGCCCACCCGCGAGCGTTTTTTGCCAAACAGCTTTCCGAAAAAGCTTCTGATACGAGGAAATGCTACCATTAAAACACCTAAATTGGACTATGTAGTATATTCTCTCTTAATGAGATATAAACCTCATGCTATTGTCCGGAGAAATATCGACTCAACATAACGGCCTAATCCGACTCCACTCCTAGGGAACTGCGAATACCATCTGGAATCTTTGTTGTGAACAGGACTTCCGAAAAATATTTATCAGGAA
It encodes the following:
- a CDS encoding Era-like GTP-binding protein translates to MVAFPRIRSFFGKLFGKKRSRVGIYGPPNAGKTTLANRIVRDVTGEAVGPVSEIPHETRRARRKEGVEINSGSSKLFIDIVDTPGVTTKIDYHEFLEYGMDQDEAVARAREATEGVAEAMHWLREDIDGVIYVLDSTQDPFMHVNIMMVGIIESRKLPVIIVANKIDLPDAAPQRIKSAFPQHPVIQISGLDGNNMEELYAKISEVFR